In Geopsychrobacter electrodiphilus DSM 16401, a single window of DNA contains:
- a CDS encoding glycosyltransferase, with translation MKKILFISSLYPNPFDMRVAPFNKQQLSSLSKYYLIDVISPIPWISKKNNSSRCNWVDEGDVRCFFPTFYYPPRIARCFHGDFYYYSIIGLVNRLARENNYELIFSSWLYPDVWAAQKVADKLKLPFFFKVHGTDVNRLDRGSLFAKKSLSAVIQSSGVVCVSRALKNRLVDFGCNGSKIHVLYNGINKEIFHPADKFLLKGEMQIKKGSKLILYVGRLEKEKGIFELLDAFKEMSKDNINNLRLNIIGEGSCIGSINKYLTDNKLLNIVGMMGFLPLPDVAKWMNVSDVLCLPSYMEGVPNVVLEALACGTRVVTTNVGGLPEIAAQDNRVILVKPRDSEGLRSGLIDALGVSTNDIKAINLGTWDQNASQLANLFGYEGEG, from the coding sequence TTGAAAAAAATATTATTCATATCAAGTCTTTATCCTAATCCATTCGACATGCGTGTGGCCCCATTTAATAAGCAGCAGCTATCTAGCTTGAGTAAGTATTATTTGATAGATGTGATTTCTCCTATACCTTGGATTTCTAAAAAGAATAACTCTAGTAGGTGTAATTGGGTTGATGAAGGTGATGTCCGCTGTTTTTTCCCAACTTTTTACTATCCGCCTAGGATTGCAAGGTGTTTCCATGGCGATTTTTATTATTATTCCATTATAGGTCTTGTTAATAGGTTAGCTCGTGAAAATAATTATGAATTAATATTTTCATCTTGGCTATACCCTGATGTTTGGGCTGCTCAGAAAGTCGCTGACAAATTGAAATTACCGTTTTTTTTTAAGGTCCATGGCACGGATGTGAATAGACTTGATCGGGGCAGTCTATTTGCGAAAAAATCATTATCTGCAGTAATACAATCTTCGGGTGTTGTTTGTGTTAGTCGAGCATTGAAAAATAGGCTTGTCGATTTTGGATGTAATGGCAGCAAAATTCATGTTTTGTATAATGGAATAAATAAGGAAATTTTCCATCCAGCAGATAAATTTCTATTAAAAGGGGAAATGCAAATAAAAAAAGGTAGCAAACTTATTCTCTATGTTGGTCGGTTAGAGAAGGAAAAAGGAATTTTTGAACTTTTAGATGCGTTTAAGGAAATGTCTAAAGATAACATTAATAATTTGAGATTGAATATTATCGGTGAGGGCTCTTGCATCGGATCGATCAATAAATATCTGACTGACAATAAACTATTAAATATAGTGGGGATGATGGGTTTTCTCCCTTTGCCCGATGTGGCAAAGTGGATGAATGTTTCAGATGTTTTGTGCTTGCCAAGCTACATGGAAGGTGTACCGAATGTGGTGTTGGAGGCGTTAGCTTGTGGTACAAGGGTCGTTACTACTAATGTCGGAGGGTTGCCAGAGATAGCTGCCCAAGACAATCGAGTTATACTTGTTAAACCGAGAGATTCTGAAGGGCTTCGGAGTGGCCTTATTGACGCTTTAGGTGTCTCAACTAACGATATAAAGGCTATTAATTTAGGTACTTGGGATCAAAATGCGTCTCAGTTGGCTAATTTGTTCGGTTATGAAGGTGAGGGGTGA
- a CDS encoding glycosyltransferase, which produces MSNINVLHIVNSLNVGGLEKIVIDLIGSFSCKYNSAILCLEGKGILGSDLDKIKILTLNRKQGLSLGVVFAMVKLLRQNKIDLIHTHNAAPHFYGAIAGFLLHIPVVHTKHGRNDPSARKKVLLNWFSSLLTNKIIAVSEDAKRVCLEFEHVGQSKVLTIWNGINIAKFQKGPASNNVRGEFGILPDDFLLGIVARLCPEKNHEMLLQACSHLANKGVPFKLLVVGDGPLRKDIMQQAADLKLESKICFAGLRSDIPDILNELDVFCLSSVTEGVPLTLLEALACSLPCVVTDVGGIAEVVEDGVSGFIVPSNSPVKFASKVFELFESAELRKNFSSAAQKRVSQYFSIQETAHKYEKVYESVLCRDFS; this is translated from the coding sequence ATGAGTAATATTAACGTGTTGCACATTGTTAATAGCTTGAATGTAGGCGGGCTTGAGAAGATTGTCATTGATCTAATCGGAAGCTTCTCTTGTAAGTATAATTCTGCAATTCTTTGCCTGGAAGGTAAGGGGATACTTGGTAGTGACCTTGATAAAATTAAAATTTTGACTTTAAATCGTAAACAAGGACTCTCCTTGGGTGTTGTCTTTGCGATGGTTAAACTTCTCAGGCAGAATAAGATTGATCTTATTCATACCCATAATGCTGCGCCCCATTTTTACGGGGCTATCGCAGGATTTCTTTTACATATTCCGGTTGTTCATACTAAACACGGTCGAAATGATCCCTCCGCACGAAAAAAAGTTTTGTTGAATTGGTTTTCCTCCCTGTTGACAAATAAAATCATTGCAGTTTCTGAGGACGCCAAGAGAGTTTGTCTTGAATTTGAGCATGTGGGTCAATCAAAGGTACTTACAATATGGAACGGTATCAATATTGCTAAATTTCAGAAGGGGCCAGCAAGTAATAACGTGAGAGGTGAGTTTGGTATCTTGCCCGATGATTTTCTGCTAGGAATTGTTGCACGACTGTGCCCAGAAAAAAATCATGAAATGCTACTTCAAGCCTGTAGCCATCTTGCAAATAAAGGGGTTCCATTCAAATTGTTGGTTGTTGGTGATGGCCCGTTACGTAAGGATATTATGCAGCAAGCTGCTGATTTGAAACTTGAATCTAAAATTTGTTTTGCTGGGTTGCGGTCTGACATCCCTGATATATTAAATGAGCTGGATGTTTTCTGTTTGTCGTCAGTAACTGAAGGTGTTCCTCTTACGTTACTTGAAGCACTTGCTTGTAGCTTGCCATGTGTTGTAACGGATGTCGGTGGTATTGCAGAAGTCGTTGAGGATGGTGTTAGTGGCTTCATTGTTCCTTCAAACTCACCGGTTAAGTTTGCCAGTAAAGTTTTTGAATTGTTTGAAAGTGCGGAATTGCGCAAAAACTTTTCTAGCGCAGCACAAAAAAGAGTCAGCCAGTATTTTTCTATACAGGAAACAGCTCATAAGTATGAAAAGGTCTATGAATCCGTTCTTTGTCGGGATTTTTCTTAG
- a CDS encoding acyltransferase: protein MTYLFKVIMNYFLNKQISQRVTLFNLNANIGENFKLEGDVRIKNESGNPDQIVIGDNCKISASRITCKSGGFIEIGNYSVLQDGSSLLCLENIRIGSFTGIAAGTTIIDNNTHAIGIEKWVRHRIRVAPGGEGYSGLGNGWEESESAPIVIGDGVWVGTDCTILKGVTVGDGAIIARNSVVTKDVAPFTVVAGNPAKKVKDLPVPEMSVLELGEKILSEKTY from the coding sequence ATGACATATCTGTTTAAAGTTATTATGAATTACTTTCTAAATAAACAAATATCACAACGAGTTACATTGTTTAACTTAAATGCCAATATCGGAGAAAACTTTAAGCTAGAGGGAGACGTTAGGATTAAAAATGAATCTGGCAACCCTGACCAAATCGTTATTGGGGATAACTGTAAAATAAGTGCGAGTAGGATTACATGTAAATCTGGCGGTTTCATTGAGATTGGCAATTATTCCGTTCTCCAGGATGGTTCCTCTCTTCTCTGTCTTGAGAATATCCGCATTGGTAGCTTTACCGGCATTGCTGCTGGCACGACTATTATAGACAATAACACTCATGCTATTGGTATTGAGAAGTGGGTCCGGCACAGGATCAGGGTGGCACCTGGTGGGGAGGGATATTCTGGCTTGGGTAACGGTTGGGAAGAATCTGAATCCGCTCCTATCGTAATTGGCGATGGAGTTTGGGTTGGTACCGATTGTACAATTTTAAAGGGGGTAACCGTTGGCGATGGGGCAATTATTGCCAGGAATTCTGTAGTGACTAAAGATGTTGCTCCTTTTACTGTTGTTGCAGGAAATCCGGCCAAAAAGGTGAAAGATTTACCTGTGCCGGAAATGTCTGTTTTGGAATTAGGTGAAAAGATTTTGAGCGAGAAAACTTATTGA
- a CDS encoding oligosaccharide flippase family protein has product MLKNIIANWSNIFFSAFGVFFLYPFFVKTLGEDQYGVWLLISSTTGYFSLLQAGVPLANVRYISRYYASRNFDRLSGVICTNLLFFSALSVFVLLFGTTFSYFIDNLFDIPVQYVRLAKLATVVVTLEIACRFVFEVFEGILHARQRFVLINVVKNLIVVIRVVVTILFVTSDFGLVQIAFILLFLTVAQSLVFLIYTKKNYEFVKFDIKFIDKGIFKEILNYSIFVLLFQFSSRLSFQTDALVLGSVVSVASVVWFNIANNLLIYFMQFMIGISRTLMPKISESESVGDSRLIGDTYYNYSRLVAFFVVPVCLSFWLYGGDFIAIWMGEKYRYVSGQVLSILTSGYLFFLVQRGIAFPILMGTSRMKFVTLLMFFCALLNLILSIWWGKIFGINGVAWGTTIPNIIVTIGIIIYMTKSFSINIYKYIYFSMLVPVFSSISYLVIYLSINKYINIIGFGSLSFCVTCCCIGHALFTYYFLFNSSEKMKICSLISSKGLK; this is encoded by the coding sequence ATGTTAAAAAATATAATTGCTAACTGGTCAAATATTTTTTTTTCGGCGTTTGGTGTTTTTTTTCTGTACCCTTTTTTTGTAAAAACATTAGGTGAAGACCAATATGGGGTTTGGTTGCTTATTTCTTCCACAACAGGATATTTTTCATTATTGCAGGCTGGTGTTCCTTTAGCGAATGTTCGTTATATATCTCGTTATTATGCCAGTCGAAATTTCGATAGATTAAGCGGTGTTATTTGTACAAACTTACTTTTCTTCTCAGCTTTAAGTGTTTTTGTTCTTCTGTTTGGCACGACTTTTTCTTATTTCATAGATAATCTCTTTGATATTCCTGTTCAGTATGTACGTTTGGCAAAATTAGCAACCGTAGTTGTTACTCTAGAAATCGCGTGTCGGTTTGTATTTGAGGTCTTTGAAGGGATTTTGCACGCCCGACAAAGATTCGTACTTATCAATGTCGTTAAGAATCTTATTGTTGTCATTCGTGTTGTCGTGACAATATTGTTTGTTACCTCAGATTTTGGTTTGGTTCAAATTGCATTTATTCTATTGTTTCTTACTGTAGCCCAATCTTTAGTATTTCTTATTTACACAAAGAAAAACTATGAATTTGTAAAGTTTGACATAAAGTTTATTGATAAAGGGATTTTTAAAGAGATTCTAAATTACAGCATTTTTGTACTACTTTTTCAATTTTCAAGTCGTTTAAGCTTTCAAACAGATGCTCTTGTTTTGGGTAGTGTTGTTTCTGTCGCTTCCGTCGTTTGGTTTAATATTGCTAATAATTTGCTAATCTATTTTATGCAATTTATGATTGGAATTTCCCGGACGTTAATGCCGAAAATTAGCGAATCTGAATCCGTTGGCGATAGTAGGCTTATCGGCGACACTTATTATAACTACAGCCGATTGGTGGCATTCTTCGTTGTGCCCGTTTGTTTGTCTTTTTGGTTGTACGGTGGCGATTTTATCGCTATTTGGATGGGGGAGAAATATCGCTATGTCTCTGGCCAGGTCTTGTCTATCCTGACGAGTGGGTATTTATTTTTCTTAGTACAAAGAGGAATCGCTTTTCCGATTCTGATGGGAACATCAAGGATGAAATTTGTTACTTTGTTGATGTTTTTTTGTGCACTTTTAAATTTAATTTTAAGTATTTGGTGGGGGAAAATATTTGGTATCAATGGTGTTGCATGGGGGACCACAATCCCAAATATTATTGTCACTATAGGTATTATTATTTATATGACAAAATCATTTTCAATAAATATTTATAAATATATTTATTTTTCTATGCTTGTTCCAGTCTTTTCGTCTATTAGTTATCTAGTTATATATTTATCAATAAATAAATACATTAATATTATTGGATTTGGCTCACTTTCTTTTTGTGTGACTTGTTGTTGCATTGGTCATGCGTTGTTTACTTATTATTTTTTATTTAATAGTTCAGAAAAAATGAAAATATGCAGTTTGATTTCAAGTAAGGGTTTAAAATGA
- a CDS encoding O-antigen ligase family protein, producing MLYFLTCFYIGLYYVRPFDWLPGLRGLPIFSVLGVVCILALFICGVGGKNKAFKYKTDLMVLGFVLAIVFSHLRHGYLGGAYDSLMFFFPSLVAYFLIVYALDSPKKIKFFVFFLICLSSFLAIEAYLQITTGYSHGGMEPMSQWFYGDEGLRYVIYRARWFGTFNDPNDLGLALVISVPFLVNMLIEKKLIVPLICLPIILYGIYLTDSRGSILALIVSVFVYFVLRTRSVYGVIFGLLLAVLIVTFGPSRMAQLSSSEGSAHGRLEAWYAGYQMFKSFPLFGVGRGAFTEYYNLTAHNSFVLVMAELGLFGLYFFLGLFYHPIKWVKNTLFTNALDLDPDLGGVVCAIYGSLFGMLIAMFFLSRSYILLPFALIATIVSISSNATSGNECCLVGNEIFNKNIFILVVLQIVLVNIFIKIFI from the coding sequence ATGTTGTATTTTTTGACTTGTTTCTATATCGGTTTATATTATGTACGGCCATTTGATTGGCTACCAGGTCTACGGGGTTTACCTATATTCTCCGTACTCGGTGTTGTATGTATTCTTGCATTGTTTATTTGTGGCGTCGGTGGAAAAAACAAAGCGTTTAAGTACAAAACAGATTTAATGGTTCTTGGTTTTGTCCTAGCTATAGTTTTCTCCCATTTAAGGCATGGTTATTTAGGTGGTGCTTATGACTCTCTTATGTTTTTTTTCCCAAGTTTAGTAGCCTACTTTCTTATTGTCTATGCACTTGATTCCCCAAAAAAAATAAAATTCTTTGTTTTTTTTCTAATTTGTTTGTCTTCATTTCTTGCCATTGAAGCATATTTACAAATCACAACAGGGTATTCTCATGGTGGAATGGAGCCTATGTCACAGTGGTTTTATGGTGATGAGGGACTACGGTATGTAATATATCGGGCACGCTGGTTTGGTACATTTAATGATCCAAATGATTTAGGTCTGGCATTAGTTATCTCTGTTCCTTTTCTTGTTAATATGTTGATAGAAAAAAAATTAATTGTACCGTTAATATGTTTACCAATTATATTATATGGTATCTATTTGACGGACTCTAGAGGTTCTATTCTGGCTCTCATTGTATCAGTCTTTGTATATTTTGTACTTAGAACAAGATCGGTTTATGGTGTAATTTTCGGCTTATTGTTAGCTGTTCTTATTGTAACCTTCGGTCCAAGTCGAATGGCTCAATTGTCATCCTCCGAAGGATCCGCTCATGGACGTCTTGAAGCTTGGTATGCAGGTTATCAAATGTTTAAATCTTTTCCTCTTTTTGGAGTTGGAAGGGGAGCGTTTACTGAATACTATAATTTAACTGCCCACAATTCTTTCGTTTTAGTAATGGCTGAGTTGGGTTTGTTTGGTTTGTATTTTTTTCTCGGACTTTTTTACCATCCTATTAAATGGGTAAAGAATACTCTCTTTACCAATGCTTTAGATCTGGACCCCGATTTGGGGGGGGTGGTCTGCGCAATTTATGGTTCTCTATTCGGTATGTTAATCGCAATGTTTTTTTTGAGTCGTTCATATATTTTGTTGCCTTTCGCACTTATTGCTACAATAGTTTCCATATCAAGCAACGCTACCTCAGGTAATGAATGTTGTCTAGTTGGTAATGAAATTTTCAACAAAAATATATTTATACTAGTAGTCCTTCAAATCGTATTAGTTAATATTTTTATAAAAATTTTTATTTGA
- a CDS encoding glycosyltransferase family 2 protein translates to MVDISFIILTWNSYRFLTKCFSSIIEKCQDENLTFEIIVVDNGSTDESQTVFSAFKAEYPDQFMVEYLGRNTGTTYSRNIGINKSKGQTLCILDSDTELHEGNLADIIDRLREQKDLGLIIPQLFLQDKTIQNSVKKFPTFWHKLLKIPQVALGLKSPNKDFYSDFPFEQEKLVDTAISACWFFRRELVDSVGYLDEKIFYSPEDLDFCVRVRKAGLKILYWPAMRVFHDTQHISHKKPFSKVSRSHFVGLIYYFRKHGGWFSNSHLYS, encoded by the coding sequence ATGGTAGATATCTCATTTATTATTTTGACTTGGAACTCATATCGCTTTCTAACTAAGTGTTTCAGCTCAATTATTGAGAAATGTCAGGATGAAAATCTGACCTTTGAAATTATTGTCGTCGATAATGGTTCGACGGATGAGTCGCAAACGGTGTTTTCCGCGTTTAAAGCTGAATATCCTGATCAATTTATGGTCGAATATCTGGGTAGGAATACCGGAACAACTTATTCGAGAAATATCGGGATTAACAAATCAAAAGGACAGACCCTTTGTATCCTGGATTCAGACACCGAACTACATGAGGGGAACCTTGCCGATATTATTGACAGGCTCAGGGAACAGAAGGACCTTGGCTTGATCATCCCGCAGCTTTTTCTGCAGGATAAAACCATACAAAATTCCGTAAAAAAATTTCCGACCTTTTGGCACAAACTTTTAAAAATTCCACAAGTTGCCCTAGGGCTAAAATCTCCCAATAAAGATTTCTATTCTGATTTTCCATTTGAACAAGAAAAACTCGTCGATACGGCAATTTCTGCCTGTTGGTTTTTCCGCCGCGAGCTCGTTGATTCCGTCGGATATTTAGACGAAAAGATCTTTTATTCGCCCGAAGATCTGGATTTTTGTGTTCGTGTTCGCAAAGCGGGTTTAAAAATTCTCTATTGGCCGGCAATGCGGGTTTTTCACGACACCCAGCACATTTCCCACAAGAAGCCATTCTCCAAGGTCTCCCGCAGTCACTTTGTTGGTCTTATTTACTATTTCAGAAAGCATGGTGGTTGGTTTAGCAACAGCCACCTGTATTCATAA
- a CDS encoding nucleotide sugar dehydrogenase, which translates to MVTVTQIINKQARIAVVGLGYVGLPLAAAFGRKFDVLGFDIHREKVNQLQEGYDSTGELSAADLANTKINYTTNPADLNTSDFIIVTVPTPIDTNNNPDLSPMQKASRTIGQNLKKGAVIVYESTVYPGVTEEICVPILEAESGLICGVDFKVGYSPERINPGDKVHTVDKIIKVVSGQDAETLETIARVYELIVTAGVHRASSIKVAEAAKVIENTQRDLNIALINELSLIFNKLGISTRDVLAAAGTKWNFLKFTPGLVGGHCIGVDPYYLTHKAEQIGYLPQVILAGRRINDGMGKYVAENTVKQMIKAGKVIKGARVLVLGLTFKENVPDIRNTKVVDIIKELKDYEIEVLINDPHADPAETAHEYNLQLTPLDQVGKVDAVIYAVSHQAFSTLGVEQMAELCCNGHGCGVVVDVKCLLQQEEVEAAGLAYWSL; encoded by the coding sequence GTGGTTACTGTTACGCAAATCATCAATAAACAGGCGCGTATCGCCGTGGTTGGGCTTGGTTATGTCGGGTTGCCGCTGGCGGCTGCATTTGGGCGCAAATTCGATGTCCTTGGTTTTGATATCCACCGCGAAAAGGTCAATCAGCTGCAAGAAGGCTATGACAGTACTGGTGAGCTGAGCGCGGCTGATCTGGCTAACACCAAAATCAACTACACCACCAATCCCGCCGATCTCAACACCTCTGATTTCATTATCGTAACCGTTCCAACCCCAATTGATACCAACAATAATCCCGATCTCAGCCCCATGCAGAAGGCCTCGCGCACCATCGGCCAAAACCTGAAAAAGGGCGCGGTCATCGTTTATGAATCGACCGTCTATCCGGGCGTGACTGAGGAAATCTGTGTACCGATTTTGGAAGCGGAATCCGGGCTTATCTGCGGCGTTGATTTTAAGGTTGGATATTCGCCTGAACGGATCAATCCCGGCGACAAGGTTCACACGGTTGACAAGATCATCAAGGTGGTCTCCGGCCAGGATGCCGAAACCCTCGAGACCATCGCAAGGGTTTATGAGTTGATCGTTACCGCCGGTGTCCATCGCGCCTCAAGCATCAAGGTCGCCGAAGCCGCCAAGGTTATTGAGAACACCCAACGCGACCTGAATATCGCTCTGATCAATGAACTTTCGTTGATTTTCAACAAACTGGGGATCTCAACTCGCGACGTGCTCGCTGCTGCTGGGACTAAATGGAACTTTCTCAAGTTTACCCCCGGCCTGGTCGGCGGACATTGTATCGGCGTCGATCCCTACTACCTGACCCACAAAGCCGAACAGATCGGCTATCTGCCGCAAGTGATTTTGGCCGGGCGGCGCATCAACGATGGCATGGGCAAGTATGTCGCAGAAAATACCGTCAAGCAGATGATTAAAGCCGGTAAAGTGATCAAGGGTGCGCGGGTTTTGGTCTTGGGGCTGACCTTCAAGGAGAACGTGCCGGATATCCGCAATACCAAGGTGGTTGATATCATCAAGGAATTGAAAGATTACGAAATCGAGGTCCTGATCAACGATCCCCACGCAGATCCGGCAGAGACCGCTCACGAATATAACCTGCAACTCACCCCACTTGATCAGGTCGGCAAGGTAGACGCTGTTATTTATGCTGTCAGTCACCAGGCATTTTCCACCCTGGGTGTTGAGCAGATGGCAGAGCTCTGCTGCAATGGACATGGTTGTGGCGTGGTGGTTGATGTGAAATGCCTGCTGCAGCAGGAAGAGGTTGAGGCGGCGGGGCTGGCTTACTGGTCGTTATGA
- a CDS encoding XrtA/PEP-CTERM system-associated ATPase: MYTDFFGLSAKPFELLPNPKFIYLSKGHRKALSYLQYGVQERAGFTLLTGEVGSGKTTLIRDIVNKNCADATLAMIFNTRIDPRQLIAMVNEEFGLDAEGKDKPQLLRELNDFLIDEGSTGRQPIIIIDEAQNLSAEALEEVRLLSNLEADNFKLVQIILVGQPELKQLISQPELRQLRQRISLCCHLEPLSREETEEYILHRLATVGRRDCVTFMDGTMDLIFDFSGGIPRLINVICDFLLLSAFVEETFQISLDLVSEAVKELSFEEPESSPADESLTQASKDERLLQIEQKYDKLHVSRSEKESILERLESQGNILKYLINQQQKQFNHSEERLAEISAQIDYLRQEIQDECKSSATHEKLLLGNGKPGFL; encoded by the coding sequence ATGTATACCGACTTTTTTGGTTTGAGCGCCAAGCCGTTTGAATTGTTGCCCAACCCCAAATTTATCTATTTGAGCAAGGGGCACCGCAAGGCCCTCAGCTATCTACAATACGGTGTCCAGGAGCGCGCCGGGTTCACCCTGCTAACGGGTGAGGTAGGCTCGGGTAAGACCACCCTGATCCGCGACATTGTCAATAAAAACTGTGCAGACGCGACTCTGGCTATGATCTTTAATACCCGGATTGATCCCCGACAACTGATCGCCATGGTCAATGAAGAATTCGGGCTTGATGCAGAGGGGAAAGATAAGCCCCAGCTGTTACGCGAATTGAATGATTTTTTAATCGACGAAGGCAGCACGGGTCGCCAACCGATTATCATTATCGACGAGGCACAGAATCTGTCGGCAGAGGCGCTGGAAGAGGTCAGGTTGTTGTCCAACCTTGAGGCCGACAACTTTAAACTGGTGCAGATCATTCTGGTCGGCCAGCCCGAATTGAAACAGCTTATTTCGCAACCGGAACTACGTCAGTTACGTCAGCGCATCAGCCTCTGCTGCCACCTGGAGCCCCTCAGCCGCGAAGAGACCGAAGAGTATATCCTTCACCGCCTTGCCACCGTCGGTCGGCGGGACTGTGTCACCTTTATGGATGGCACCATGGATCTGATCTTTGATTTCAGCGGCGGCATTCCTCGACTGATCAATGTGATCTGTGATTTTCTCCTGCTCTCGGCCTTTGTCGAAGAGACGTTCCAGATCAGCCTCGACCTGGTGTCGGAAGCCGTCAAAGAACTCTCATTTGAAGAACCGGAATCCAGTCCAGCTGATGAGTCCCTGACGCAGGCGTCGAAGGATGAAAGACTGCTTCAGATTGAACAAAAATACGACAAGCTGCATGTCAGCCGTTCCGAGAAAGAATCAATATTGGAACGCCTGGAGAGTCAGGGGAATATTTTGAAGTACCTGATCAATCAGCAACAAAAACAGTTTAATCATTCAGAAGAACGGCTGGCCGAAATCTCCGCCCAGATAGATTATCTGCGACAGGAGATCCAGGACGAATGCAAGTCTTCCGCAACACACGAAAAACTGCTGCTCGGGAACGGGAAACCCGGCTTTTTGTAG
- a CDS encoding TIGR03016 family PEP-CTERM system-associated outer membrane protein, whose translation MKLFKRVLLFVFCLPLLPVSVMAAQVEFHPSVALGEEYTDNLFLSDNNPQSDAITTFTPGVILNYKAPYADIALDYSLNYQFYKKHSEQNLDRFVDVQRTHGTALFFAGRPFILRMNGDISRESLDVRNNSAAANDLVNKSTVYHLTVAPEYRWQMAPSFSVVFGYLYDRIQVAHAANDSEGHTGSVSLEKKLSTNTLVSATYRYLMQQSDVEDNYKQQDYTLGLTQQVGQRLSVKAEAGASQVKYDHGGDASSPNWLVGLNYQLTPPVSLAFDYAQKFQLYSLDGLSKDRVATASIIYSRVRLESRGEVYWNDSQYVQSSRQDKAWGGRFKLHILPSKAVFYDLDVDFEHANFKPDAEQIDRYGFGGTIGFEYRRVLLSSSFHYRINNSDLPGRDFRNAIIAFNAALRF comes from the coding sequence ATGAAACTATTCAAGAGGGTACTGCTGTTCGTTTTTTGTCTGCCTTTACTCCCTGTTTCGGTTATGGCCGCCCAGGTCGAGTTCCACCCTTCGGTGGCCTTGGGTGAGGAGTACACGGATAACCTTTTTTTATCCGATAACAATCCGCAATCGGATGCAATCACGACCTTCACCCCGGGTGTTATTCTGAATTACAAAGCACCCTATGCGGATATTGCGCTTGATTATTCCTTGAACTATCAATTTTATAAGAAGCATAGCGAGCAAAACCTCGATCGGTTTGTCGATGTCCAACGCACCCATGGCACGGCGTTGTTTTTTGCGGGGCGTCCGTTTATTTTGCGCATGAACGGTGATATTTCCCGCGAATCGTTAGATGTGCGTAACAACAGCGCCGCAGCAAATGACCTGGTCAACAAGTCAACCGTCTACCATTTAACGGTTGCGCCAGAATATCGTTGGCAAATGGCCCCCTCATTTTCGGTAGTTTTTGGCTACCTCTACGACCGCATCCAGGTCGCCCATGCGGCAAACGATTCCGAAGGGCACACAGGGTCGGTGTCGCTCGAAAAGAAGCTCTCTACTAACACCCTGGTCAGCGCAACCTATCGTTACCTGATGCAGCAGTCTGACGTTGAGGATAATTATAAACAGCAGGATTATACACTTGGGTTGACGCAACAGGTAGGTCAGCGCCTGAGCGTCAAGGCCGAAGCGGGGGCCTCCCAGGTAAAATATGACCACGGAGGCGATGCCTCCAGCCCAAATTGGCTGGTTGGCCTGAACTACCAACTGACCCCACCCGTTAGTCTGGCGTTCGACTATGCCCAGAAGTTTCAACTCTATTCCCTCGATGGTCTTAGTAAAGACCGTGTTGCCACGGCCAGCATCATTTATTCTCGCGTTCGGCTTGAGAGCCGCGGCGAAGTCTATTGGAACGACTCCCAATATGTTCAGTCTTCACGTCAGGATAAGGCGTGGGGAGGCCGCTTTAAACTGCATATATTGCCGAGCAAAGCTGTTTTTTACGACCTGGATGTTGATTTTGAACACGCCAACTTTAAACCGGACGCCGAGCAGATTGATCGCTACGGATTCGGTGGCACTATAGGGTTTGAATATCGCCGGGTTTTGCTGAGCTCCAGTTTTCATTATCGCATCAATAATTCTGATCTTCCCGGGCGAGATTTCAGGAACGCGATCATTGCCTTTAACGCTGCCCTGCGGTTTTGA